One part of the Terriglobales bacterium genome encodes these proteins:
- a CDS encoding vitamin B12-dependent ribonucleotide reductase codes for MAEVTNKTQVATGAAAKTAPAVSTPSTRKAPGLQFRRYFTKPGTSPYDQFQWELRTASITDAQGKTIFEQKNVETPKDWSMTATNIVASKYLHGTVGTPERESGVRALVGRVAETISDWGVNGGYFATRADADTFHDELAYILLDQRAAFNSPVWFNVGCDRLEPNSDAQNWHWNPEMGSVQFGVTGYRNPQCSACFINSVKDSLDSILTLAKTEGMLFKWGSGTGTNLSPLRSSTEQLSGGGTASGPLSFMRGFDAFAGVIKSGGKTRRAAKMVILNVDHPDIEDFIDCKREEEAKAWALIREGYDGSTPDSPAYSSIFFQNANNSVRVTDEFMNAAINDENFFTRSVKEKKPFASKKAKDLLRKIAEATYYCGDPGMQYDTTINKWHTSKNTARINASNPCSEYMFLDDSACNLASINLLKFYTNNTFDIEAYKFACDVLITAQEILVDSSGYPTEAIARNSHDYRPLGLGYANLGGLLMAAGLPYDSDAGRDYAACLTAIMCGEAYYQSSKIAELCLALAPATPLTQTAEITGAACPGFYVNREPFLDVIRMHRASVNNIGSSVSSVVNDKQLPKLIEASKEAWDNALAHGEKHGYRNSQVTVLAPTGTIGFMMDCDTTGIEPDLALVKYKKLVGGGMIKIVNNTVPTALFKLGYSSEQANNIVSYIDATGTIEGAPGLKEEHLPVFDCSFKPSKGTRSIHYIGHIKMMAATQPFISGAISKTVNLPNDATVEEIAEAYIESWRQGLKAVAIYRDGSKGAQPLNVSDGNKAKDTKASTQQPVTSQQIVPEVQDQNAPPKAVRHRLPEERASLTHKFSIAGHEGYITVGLYPNGQPGEIFIKMAKEGSTVSGLMDAFATSISLALQHGVPLKVLCEKFAHTRFEPSGWSGNGKIGFAKSITDYIFRWLHFRFVEPEQGDLFEGMLKRNGVADPAASAGSLPAPPESVAGTTSSGAQSGLAGSRKLEAGSVHPADALRDIVDMGDAPSCHVCGSIMTRNGSCYRCMSCGSTSGCS; via the coding sequence ATGGCTGAAGTGACCAACAAGACGCAAGTGGCAACCGGAGCAGCCGCGAAGACGGCGCCCGCAGTCTCCACCCCCTCAACCAGGAAGGCACCGGGCCTCCAGTTCCGTCGTTATTTCACTAAGCCAGGTACATCGCCGTACGACCAGTTCCAGTGGGAGCTGCGTACCGCCTCGATCACCGACGCCCAGGGCAAGACGATCTTTGAGCAGAAAAACGTAGAGACTCCCAAAGACTGGTCGATGACGGCAACCAACATCGTCGCCAGCAAGTATCTGCACGGCACCGTGGGAACTCCTGAGCGTGAAAGCGGCGTGCGTGCCCTGGTGGGCCGCGTTGCCGAGACGATTAGCGACTGGGGAGTCAATGGCGGCTACTTCGCCACTCGCGCCGATGCCGACACATTTCATGATGAGCTGGCGTACATCCTGCTCGACCAGCGCGCAGCGTTTAATTCTCCCGTGTGGTTCAACGTGGGCTGCGACCGCCTCGAGCCCAACTCCGATGCGCAGAACTGGCACTGGAATCCCGAAATGGGAAGTGTGCAGTTCGGCGTGACCGGCTATCGCAATCCGCAGTGCTCCGCCTGCTTCATTAACTCAGTAAAGGACTCGCTCGACTCCATCCTCACGCTGGCCAAGACGGAAGGCATGCTCTTCAAGTGGGGATCGGGAACTGGCACGAATCTTTCTCCGCTGCGCTCCTCGACCGAGCAACTCTCGGGCGGAGGCACAGCTTCAGGTCCGCTGAGCTTCATGCGCGGATTCGACGCCTTCGCCGGCGTCATCAAGTCGGGCGGCAAGACCCGCCGCGCTGCCAAGATGGTGATCCTCAACGTCGATCACCCCGACATCGAAGACTTTATCGATTGCAAGCGGGAAGAAGAGGCCAAGGCTTGGGCGCTGATCCGCGAAGGCTACGACGGCAGCACGCCCGACTCGCCTGCCTATTCGTCGATCTTCTTCCAGAACGCGAACAACTCCGTGCGCGTGACCGACGAGTTCATGAACGCGGCCATCAACGACGAGAATTTCTTTACTCGCAGCGTGAAGGAGAAGAAGCCGTTCGCGTCGAAGAAGGCCAAAGATCTGCTGCGCAAGATCGCCGAAGCCACGTACTACTGCGGCGATCCCGGCATGCAATACGACACCACCATCAACAAGTGGCACACGTCGAAGAACACCGCCCGCATCAACGCTTCAAATCCGTGCTCGGAGTACATGTTCCTCGACGACTCGGCCTGCAACCTGGCCAGCATCAACCTGCTGAAGTTCTATACGAACAACACCTTCGACATCGAAGCCTACAAGTTCGCCTGCGACGTGCTGATCACTGCACAGGAGATACTGGTGGACAGCTCGGGATATCCCACCGAGGCAATCGCGCGCAACTCGCATGACTATCGTCCGCTGGGACTCGGCTACGCCAATCTTGGCGGCTTGCTGATGGCCGCAGGCTTGCCCTACGACTCAGATGCCGGACGCGACTATGCTGCCTGCCTTACGGCCATCATGTGCGGCGAAGCGTACTACCAGTCGTCGAAGATCGCCGAGCTGTGCCTCGCTCTGGCTCCTGCGACTCCGCTCACGCAAACCGCGGAGATCACCGGCGCAGCCTGCCCTGGCTTCTATGTGAATCGCGAACCATTCCTCGACGTAATCAGGATGCACAGGGCAAGCGTCAACAACATCGGTTCCTCTGTGTCCTCTGTGGTGAACGATAAGCAGTTGCCCAAGCTCATCGAAGCCAGCAAGGAAGCTTGGGATAACGCGCTAGCCCATGGCGAGAAACACGGCTATCGCAACTCGCAGGTCACGGTGCTCGCCCCCACCGGCACGATCGGCTTCATGATGGACTGCGACACCACCGGCATCGAGCCCGATTTGGCACTGGTGAAGTACAAGAAGCTGGTCGGCGGCGGCATGATCAAGATCGTCAACAACACCGTCCCGACTGCTCTGTTCAAACTCGGCTACTCCAGCGAGCAGGCCAACAACATCGTCAGCTACATCGACGCCACCGGCACCATCGAAGGCGCGCCTGGTCTGAAGGAAGAGCACCTGCCCGTCTTTGACTGCAGCTTTAAGCCGTCCAAGGGAACGCGCTCTATCCATTACATAGGCCACATCAAGATGATGGCGGCCACGCAGCCGTTCATCTCGGGCGCGATCTCGAAGACCGTCAATCTGCCCAACGATGCAACCGTCGAAGAGATCGCCGAAGCGTACATTGAATCCTGGCGCCAAGGCCTGAAGGCCGTAGCCATCTACCGCGACGGCTCGAAGGGCGCGCAACCACTCAACGTGTCAGACGGAAACAAAGCGAAAGACACAAAAGCCAGCACTCAGCAGCCGGTAACCAGCCAGCAGATAGTGCCAGAAGTGCAGGACCAGAACGCTCCACCGAAAGCGGTTCGCCATCGTTTGCCGGAAGAGCGCGCCTCGCTCACACACAAGTTCTCCATCGCCGGGCATGAGGGCTACATCACGGTAGGTCTCTATCCCAACGGACAGCCGGGCGAGATCTTCATCAAGATGGCAAAGGAGGGCTCCACGGTCTCCGGGCTCATGGACGCGTTCGCAACATCCATCTCGCTAGCCCTGCAACACGGTGTGCCGCTGAAAGTGCTCTGCGAGAAGTTCGCCCACACCCGCTTCGAACCCAGCGGCTGGAGCGGCAACGGCAAGATCGGCTTCGCCAAGTCAATCACCGACTACATCTTTCGCTGGCTGCACTTCCGCTTCGTCGAGCCCGAACAGGGAGACTTGTTCGAAGGCATGCTGAAGCGCAACGGAGTCGCGGATCCAGCCGCCTCGGCGGGGAGTCTACCGGCGCCGCCTGAGAGCGTGGCTGGCACGACTTCCTCTGGAGCACAGTCGGGCTTAGCCGGCAGCCGGAAGCTGGAAGCTGGAAGCGTGCATCCTGCCGATGCACTGCGCGACATTGTGGACATGGGCGACGCACCCTCATGCCACGTCTGCGGCTCCATCATGACGCGTAATGGAAGTTGCTACAGATGCATGAGCTGCGGCAGCACCAGCGGATGTAGCTAA
- the purQ gene encoding phosphoribosylformylglycinamidine synthase subunit PurQ, which produces MKFGVLVFPGSNCDHDAYHVIASAAKQPVTFLWHASHDLENCDAIIVPGGFAYGDYLRTGAIAKFAPIMQEVSRFAASGGLVLGICNGFQILCEAGLLPGALMRNAGLKYICKAVKLRVESTDTPFTNTCTQGEVLEIPIGHMEGNYFCNADTLAQLNREKRIVFRYSTADGRITPDANPNGSIDNIAGICNAGRNVLGMMPHPDRSSDPLLGMTDGFRIFEAMVGALAHE; this is translated from the coding sequence ATGAAATTCGGCGTACTCGTTTTCCCCGGCTCCAATTGCGATCACGATGCGTATCACGTAATCGCTTCGGCGGCGAAGCAGCCGGTCACCTTTCTGTGGCACGCCAGCCACGATCTCGAGAATTGTGATGCCATCATCGTTCCCGGTGGATTCGCCTACGGTGACTATTTGCGAACCGGAGCCATTGCGAAGTTTGCTCCGATCATGCAGGAGGTGAGCCGCTTCGCGGCCAGTGGCGGCCTGGTTCTGGGAATTTGCAACGGCTTTCAGATCCTGTGCGAAGCTGGGCTGCTGCCCGGTGCCCTGATGCGCAACGCCGGACTCAAGTACATCTGCAAGGCGGTTAAGCTCCGCGTCGAGAGCACCGATACGCCCTTCACGAATACCTGCACTCAGGGCGAGGTTCTCGAAATCCCGATCGGGCACATGGAAGGCAACTACTTCTGCAACGCGGACACCCTCGCACAACTGAATCGCGAGAAACGCATTGTCTTCCGCTACTCGACCGCTGATGGACGAATCACTCCTGATGCCAATCCCAACGGCTCAATCGACAACATCGCAGGCATCTGCAATGCCGGACGCAACGTGCTCGGCATGATGCCTCATCCCGATCGCAGCTCCGATCCACTATTGGGAATGACGGACGGCTTCCGAATCTTCGAGGCGATGGTCGGGGCGCTCGCGCACGAATAG
- a CDS encoding tetratricopeptide repeat protein translates to MDRVAMLQEILAQNPNDAFARYGLAMEYANNGDSETALSEFARLIQANPDYTPAYQMSAQTLMKAGREPEARKMLEDGIACAARTRNQHARSEMQALLDELR, encoded by the coding sequence ATGGACCGCGTAGCGATGCTTCAGGAAATCCTTGCGCAGAACCCTAACGACGCCTTCGCCCGTTACGGACTCGCGATGGAATACGCCAACAACGGCGATTCCGAGACAGCTCTGAGCGAGTTTGCGCGGCTGATTCAGGCAAATCCTGACTACACTCCGGCATACCAGATGTCGGCGCAAACGCTCATGAAAGCTGGACGCGAGCCTGAAGCGCGCAAGATGCTAGAGGACGGTATCGCCTGCGCTGCACGAACTCGCAATCAGCACGCTCGTTCCGAGATGCAAGCGCTCCTCGACGAATTGCGGTAA
- a CDS encoding pyridoxal-dependent decarboxylase — MSNRNGKSRVASEQLLRDGRVALEWISKYLARAPELPVLSQVKPGDVFASLPSRAPSAPEPVETILKDLDSKILPGITHWQSPNFFAYFPGNSSPPSVVGDLLSSGLGVQGMLWLTSPACTELEMRMLDWLVEMLDLPKHFLSTSTGGGVIQDSASSANLCAVLAGRERATQFSSNEDGCDQRLTAYTSAQAHSSMEKAIKVAGIGRKNLRVIEVDEQFRMKPAALARAIQDDKSSGRVPCFVGATIGTTSTMSIDPLPEIGAICREHNIWLHVDAAMAGTAALCQELRSIHDGLELADSYCFDCHKWMLTNFDCTCFYVRDRKELTETLAITPEYLRNAASATGAVVDFRDWHIPLGRRFRALKLWLVMRSYGVEGLQAMVRRHIELTEKFVGWLKADSRFEIVAPVSLNLVCFRLKGPDSASEALMKKLNSSGKLFLSHTKLKGQFAIRMCIGQAYTEEEHIRGAWQEIQQHATEPAMAAG; from the coding sequence ATGAGCAATCGCAACGGCAAATCTCGCGTGGCATCGGAACAGCTTCTTCGAGACGGTCGCGTTGCGCTCGAATGGATTTCAAAGTACCTGGCGCGCGCTCCGGAGCTTCCCGTGCTGTCGCAGGTGAAACCAGGAGACGTTTTCGCCTCACTTCCCTCCCGCGCGCCTTCGGCTCCCGAACCGGTCGAGACGATTCTCAAGGATCTTGACAGCAAGATTCTGCCGGGCATTACGCATTGGCAGTCGCCAAACTTTTTCGCTTATTTCCCGGGGAATAGCTCTCCACCGTCCGTAGTCGGCGATCTGCTGTCGTCAGGCCTGGGTGTGCAGGGAATGTTGTGGCTAACGAGTCCAGCATGCACGGAACTCGAGATGCGCATGCTCGACTGGCTGGTGGAGATGCTCGACCTGCCCAAACATTTTCTGTCGACAAGCACAGGTGGCGGCGTGATCCAGGATTCGGCATCGAGTGCAAATCTCTGCGCTGTGCTTGCCGGACGCGAGCGAGCGACGCAATTCAGCTCGAATGAGGATGGGTGCGATCAGCGCCTCACGGCGTACACCTCGGCGCAGGCGCATTCCTCGATGGAGAAGGCCATAAAAGTTGCAGGCATTGGACGAAAGAATCTGCGCGTGATCGAGGTCGACGAGCAGTTTCGCATGAAGCCCGCTGCGCTGGCGCGAGCGATTCAGGACGACAAGTCTTCCGGTCGCGTTCCCTGCTTTGTGGGTGCGACAATCGGCACGACATCGACGATGTCGATTGATCCGCTGCCGGAGATTGGCGCTATTTGCCGCGAGCACAACATCTGGCTGCACGTTGATGCGGCGATGGCGGGTACAGCCGCGCTTTGCCAAGAGCTGCGATCGATTCACGACGGGCTTGAGCTGGCGGACAGCTACTGCTTCGATTGCCACAAGTGGATGCTCACCAACTTCGATTGCACTTGCTTTTATGTCCGCGACCGAAAGGAGCTGACGGAAACCCTGGCGATCACTCCTGAGTACTTGCGGAACGCGGCTTCAGCTACGGGTGCCGTCGTAGACTTCCGTGACTGGCATATCCCGCTCGGCAGACGGTTTCGCGCTCTGAAATTGTGGCTGGTCATGCGCTCTTACGGGGTAGAGGGATTGCAGGCAATGGTCCGTCGCCATATTGAGCTCACTGAAAAGTTTGTTGGCTGGCTCAAGGCGGATTCCCGCTTTGAGATTGTGGCTCCTGTTTCCTTGAACCTGGTGTGCTTCCGCCTCAAGGGCCCAGATTCAGCCAGTGAAGCTCTGATGAAGAAGCTGAACTCATCAGGCAAGCTCTTTCTGTCGCACACTAAGCTTAAAGGACAGTTTGCAATCCGGATGTGTATTGGCCAGGCCTACACTGAAGAAGAGCACATTCGTGGTGCATGGCAGGAAATTCAGCAGCACGCCACTGAACCCGCAATGGCCGCGGGATAA
- the glpX gene encoding class II fructose-bisphosphatase, protein MPKTQIETIPSPNGLSQQMEFELALEFTRIVEEAAIESAKTMGMGDRPKSDQVATEAMRRAMDSVPMRGTIVIGEGERDQAPMLYIGEKVGAKHPDSVAFPEVDIAVDPLEGTNLCATGAPNAITVLAASERGGLLHAPDCYMEKLVVGPPCKDGIDLDAPVKYNLKMIAKSLDRDVRDLVIIVLDRPRHEKLISEIRATGARIKLIGDGDLSAGIAAAVMGTGVHAVMGIGGAPEGVITAAAMRCLNGEIFARLVVDKPELEERVKTMGIKDPKKIYLAKDLAPGENIVFAATGVTDGSLLKGVRFFGDGIRTQSLVMTRSTGKVRFIDSIHVHQEPDFKVRF, encoded by the coding sequence ATGCCGAAGACCCAAATTGAAACCATCCCGTCGCCGAATGGCCTAAGCCAGCAGATGGAGTTCGAACTGGCGCTCGAATTTACACGCATTGTTGAAGAAGCCGCGATCGAGTCGGCGAAGACGATGGGCATGGGGGATCGTCCGAAGTCGGATCAGGTGGCGACTGAGGCGATGCGGCGCGCGATGGATTCCGTGCCAATGCGCGGCACGATAGTGATCGGCGAAGGTGAACGGGATCAGGCTCCCATGCTGTATATCGGCGAGAAGGTGGGGGCGAAACATCCCGACAGCGTGGCATTTCCGGAAGTGGATATCGCTGTTGATCCGCTGGAAGGGACGAATCTGTGCGCTACGGGAGCTCCCAACGCGATCACCGTCCTCGCGGCTTCGGAGCGCGGCGGACTGCTGCACGCACCCGACTGCTACATGGAAAAGCTCGTTGTGGGACCGCCGTGCAAGGACGGAATCGATCTTGACGCTCCGGTGAAGTACAACTTGAAGATGATTGCCAAGAGTCTTGACCGCGATGTGAGGGACCTGGTGATTATCGTGCTTGATCGTCCCAGGCACGAAAAGCTCATCTCTGAGATCCGCGCGACGGGTGCACGAATAAAACTAATCGGCGATGGAGACCTTTCGGCAGGAATTGCGGCGGCAGTGATGGGGACCGGTGTTCATGCCGTAATGGGTATCGGTGGAGCTCCTGAGGGCGTAATAACCGCGGCTGCTATGCGCTGCCTGAACGGCGAGATCTTTGCGCGGCTGGTAGTGGACAAGCCGGAGTTGGAAGAGCGTGTGAAGACGATGGGCATCAAGGACCCGAAGAAGATTTATCTCGCCAAGGACCTGGCGCCGGGCGAGAACATCGTTTTTGCCGCGACCGGCGTGACGGATGGATCGTTGCTCAAAGGAGTGCGCTTTTTTGGTGATGGGATTCGCACGCAGTCGCTTGTCATGACGCGTAGTACCGGCAAAGTGCGATTCATCGATAGCATCCACGTGCATCAGGAGCCGGATTTCAAGGTGCGTTTCTAG
- the bshC gene encoding bacillithiol biosynthesis cysteine-adding enzyme BshC, which produces MDQECLPFRDVPGTSRLFLDFLTANPQTRPFYPTSTLSLDELESQARGVSIPVERRERVADVLLRQNRAWNAGDEALSNIEKLRKGARAVVSGQQVGLFLGPAYTLYKAVTIIRLARELTARGVEAVPVFWLASEDHDLAEVNHAFVPDSRGELQRLETSSRGCPGCPVGTVSLAGDIVSLVDQLQQLVGESETLDLVRSSYQPGKTFATSFAELMTKLFARQGLIVLEPSDDQHHQIGAPILRSAAQYAEELTRALLSRSKELEAAGYHAQVKVTQSSTLLFFLKDGKRLPIHRKNGTFSANGTQWTPEQLQRQIESSPELFTANVLLRSVLQDYLLPTATYIAGPAEIAYFAQSQVVYERLLGRTTPVWPRFSTTLIEARLASWMRKYGLRLRDVLQPKDDFVAALAQRTIPADIKDDFDRSREHLERLLAPLLHSLKRLDPTVEAAGEVAARKMRHQLQRLESRAARANLHREQVLDRHASMLSSLLFPEKELQERRVAGIYFLAKFGTELIDRLIEDYRPECHDHQVIALA; this is translated from the coding sequence TTGGACCAGGAATGTCTTCCCTTCCGTGATGTGCCCGGCACTTCGCGGCTCTTTCTCGACTTCCTCACCGCTAATCCGCAGACTCGCCCCTTCTATCCCACGTCCACACTTTCTCTCGATGAACTCGAAAGTCAGGCTCGCGGCGTAAGCATCCCGGTTGAACGTCGGGAACGCGTCGCTGATGTGCTCTTAAGACAAAATCGCGCCTGGAACGCCGGAGACGAGGCTCTTAGCAACATCGAGAAACTTCGTAAAGGAGCGCGTGCAGTCGTTAGCGGCCAACAGGTGGGTCTGTTTCTGGGACCGGCCTACACGCTTTACAAGGCCGTCACCATCATTCGCCTCGCACGCGAACTCACGGCCAGAGGAGTGGAAGCCGTCCCAGTGTTTTGGTTGGCGTCGGAAGACCACGATCTGGCAGAGGTGAATCACGCTTTTGTGCCCGATAGCCGGGGCGAACTGCAGAGATTGGAAACGTCTTCGCGAGGCTGTCCAGGGTGTCCGGTCGGAACCGTTTCCCTTGCCGGCGATATCGTCTCGCTGGTTGACCAGCTGCAACAACTTGTTGGTGAATCCGAGACGCTCGATCTGGTGCGATCGAGTTATCAGCCGGGAAAGACATTCGCGACCTCCTTCGCGGAGCTGATGACGAAGCTGTTCGCGCGACAAGGCCTGATCGTTCTGGAACCATCGGATGATCAACACCACCAAATCGGTGCCCCGATTCTTCGCTCCGCCGCTCAATACGCAGAAGAGCTGACGCGCGCGCTCCTCTCGCGATCGAAGGAACTCGAAGCTGCGGGATATCACGCGCAGGTAAAGGTCACGCAATCATCAACGCTTCTGTTCTTTCTCAAGGATGGAAAGCGCCTGCCGATTCATCGCAAGAATGGAACCTTCAGCGCCAACGGCACCCAGTGGACTCCAGAGCAATTGCAACGGCAGATTGAGTCCAGCCCCGAGCTTTTTACCGCGAATGTCTTGCTCCGCTCGGTCCTGCAGGATTACTTGCTCCCCACAGCGACCTACATCGCTGGACCTGCGGAGATCGCATACTTCGCTCAGTCTCAGGTTGTATACGAGCGTCTGCTGGGCAGGACTACGCCGGTATGGCCTCGATTCTCGACGACTTTGATCGAGGCGCGCCTCGCGAGCTGGATGCGTAAGTACGGTCTCAGGCTTCGTGACGTGCTCCAACCCAAAGACGACTTTGTAGCCGCGCTCGCGCAGAGAACCATTCCAGCTGACATAAAAGATGACTTCGATCGTAGCCGCGAACATCTCGAACGCTTGCTGGCTCCCCTCCTCCACTCGCTAAAAAGGCTCGACCCAACTGTAGAGGCAGCGGGTGAGGTTGCGGCGCGCAAGATGCGGCATCAACTTCAGCGCCTGGAATCACGGGCGGCACGCGCGAATCTCCATCGGGAACAGGTCCTGGACCGTCACGCGAGCATGCTCAGTTCCTTACTGTTTCCCGAAAAGGAGCTCCAGGAGCGGCGCGTAGCCGGAATTTATTTCCTGGCCAAATTTGGGACTGAGCTGATCGATCGGCTCATCGAAGACTATCGGCCCGAATGCCACGACCATCAGGTGATCGCGCTGGCGTAA
- a CDS encoding AI-2E family transporter has product MDLRSHFRTTGSALRNWFIATLQDAVAVGAMWLIGLLILRVPLAFVWAIIGGACQFIPNFGPVIAVIGPALSTLFASQSDAMMHLLYVFMLYAIIAVVDGLVLQPYLMKRSNKVPIWASILAPIVLGIVIPFWGVLLAPPLLAVIYAYRRRQLPQPPPP; this is encoded by the coding sequence ATGGACCTTCGCAGCCATTTTCGCACTACCGGTTCTGCGCTGAGAAACTGGTTTATCGCCACCTTGCAGGATGCAGTTGCCGTCGGCGCGATGTGGTTGATTGGACTCCTGATCCTTCGCGTTCCGTTGGCATTCGTGTGGGCGATCATCGGCGGCGCTTGCCAGTTCATTCCTAATTTCGGGCCCGTGATCGCGGTGATTGGGCCGGCATTATCCACGTTGTTTGCCAGCCAGTCGGACGCCATGATGCACCTGCTGTATGTCTTCATGCTGTACGCGATCATCGCAGTCGTCGATGGCCTGGTGCTGCAGCCGTACCTGATGAAGCGCAGCAACAAGGTTCCGATTTGGGCCTCGATTCTGGCTCCGATTGTGCTCGGAATCGTGATCCCGTTCTGGGGGGTTCTGCTCGCGCCACCGCTGCTGGCAGTGATTTATGCGTACAGGCGAAGGCAGCTTCCGCAGCCTCCTCCGCCCTAA
- a CDS encoding family 20 glycosylhydrolase, with amino-acid sequence MRFFALLCVLSATSLFASQSSTAGPSQPGPPWNLMPVPSKLEAGSGQWVVQQGLTISLSGVDDPRVRGAAQRFVDHLSRATGIPLHYLTAAPEKATIAIHSERAGEKVQKLGEDESYKLDVTENGAKISAPTALGVIHGLQTLLQLVAPSPQGFSAPAVHIEDTPRFPWRGLLLDSCRHWMPMEVVKRNLDGMEAAKMNVLHFHLSENQGFRVESKKFPKLHEMGSGGHYYSQQEIKELLAYARDRGIRVMPEFDMPGHATAWFVGYPELASGPGPYEIETKWGIFDPAMNPTKESTYKFLDKFIGEMAELFPDEFFHLGGDEVNGKEWNANAEIQSFMKSHNLKTNEDLQTYFTQRVVKTIQKYKKTPVGWDEVLTPDLPKEVVVHSWRGPESEAKAVQQGHRALLSNGYYLDLAESAEKHYLNDPLSGDAAALTPEQQKMILGGEACMWSEMVSAENVDSRIWPRAAAIAERLWSPAEVRDVDSMYSRMEVVSERLETLGLTHHSALHTMKERLAPQHLEPLRTLANTVEPVKKYSRSGTHKYSTDAPLNRLPDAVPPESIEVRKFARLVDRILARTASEADIALARDTMIDWKLNHDRLSPALQNSLLTEDTVISQNLSSAAIIGLQALDMLGSPSSVPTGWTDQQMAQLEPMKKGQAELLLMVVAPIQKLVQAVGK; translated from the coding sequence ATGAGATTTTTTGCCCTGCTGTGCGTGCTCTCCGCCACTTCACTCTTCGCCTCGCAATCATCAACCGCTGGACCTTCGCAACCAGGACCACCGTGGAACCTGATGCCCGTGCCCTCGAAACTCGAAGCAGGCTCAGGACAGTGGGTTGTGCAACAGGGCCTTACGATCTCGCTGAGCGGAGTTGACGATCCGCGCGTCCGCGGCGCAGCACAGCGCTTCGTCGATCATCTTTCGCGTGCGACCGGGATCCCATTGCACTACCTCACTGCCGCACCAGAGAAAGCAACGATCGCGATCCACAGCGAACGAGCTGGCGAGAAGGTGCAGAAGCTTGGCGAAGATGAGTCGTACAAGCTCGATGTTACCGAGAACGGCGCGAAGATCTCCGCGCCGACAGCGCTCGGCGTGATCCACGGATTGCAGACGCTGCTGCAACTCGTCGCACCGAGCCCGCAGGGATTCTCCGCCCCTGCCGTCCACATCGAGGATACTCCGCGATTCCCCTGGCGCGGTCTCTTGCTTGATTCGTGCCGTCACTGGATGCCGATGGAGGTCGTAAAGCGCAACCTCGACGGCATGGAAGCCGCGAAGATGAACGTCCTGCACTTCCACCTGAGCGAGAACCAGGGGTTCCGCGTCGAGAGCAAGAAATTCCCAAAGCTGCACGAGATGGGCTCTGGCGGCCACTACTACTCGCAGCAAGAGATCAAGGAGCTGCTTGCCTACGCTCGCGATCGTGGTATTCGCGTGATGCCTGAGTTCGACATGCCGGGACACGCCACCGCCTGGTTCGTCGGCTATCCCGAATTGGCATCAGGTCCCGGACCGTACGAGATCGAGACGAAGTGGGGAATCTTCGATCCTGCGATGAATCCAACCAAGGAGTCCACGTACAAGTTCCTCGACAAATTCATCGGCGAGATGGCCGAGTTATTCCCCGACGAGTTCTTCCATTTGGGCGGAGACGAAGTCAACGGCAAAGAGTGGAACGCGAATGCCGAGATACAGAGCTTCATGAAGTCACACAACCTTAAGACCAACGAGGATCTTCAGACTTACTTCACCCAGCGTGTCGTGAAGACTATTCAGAAGTACAAGAAAACTCCTGTCGGATGGGACGAAGTTCTCACTCCCGATCTTCCGAAAGAAGTAGTTGTCCACTCGTGGCGGGGACCAGAATCGGAGGCGAAGGCTGTTCAGCAGGGTCACCGTGCTCTGCTTTCCAATGGCTACTACCTCGACCTGGCTGAGTCCGCCGAGAAGCATTACCTGAACGATCCCCTTAGTGGCGACGCGGCCGCGCTCACTCCCGAGCAGCAGAAGATGATCCTCGGCGGCGAGGCGTGTATGTGGTCGGAGATGGTAAGCGCTGAGAATGTCGATTCCCGAATCTGGCCGCGCGCTGCAGCGATTGCTGAGCGGCTGTGGTCGCCAGCCGAAGTTCGCGATGTGGACTCGATGTACAGCCGCATGGAGGTCGTGAGCGAACGCCTGGAGACGCTTGGACTCACTCATCACTCGGCTTTGCACACGATGAAAGAACGCCTCGCTCCCCAACATCTGGAGCCGCTACGGACTTTGGCAAATACCGTGGAACCCGTTAAAAAATATTCCCGCTCAGGAACGCACAAGTACAGCACGGACGCTCCGCTGAACCGGCTGCCCGACGCCGTGCCGCCCGAGAGCATTGAGGTGAGAAAGTTTGCGCGGTTGGTGGATCGAATCCTCGCACGAACCGCTTCAGAGGCGGACATTGCCCTGGCTCGCGACACAATGATCGACTGGAAGCTGAATCACGATCGGCTCTCACCGGCGCTTCAGAATTCACTCCTGACGGAAGATACCGTGATCTCCCAGAACCTCTCCTCAGCGGCCATTATTGGACTCCAAGCCTTGGATATGCTCGGCTCTCCCTCATCAGTTCCAACTGGATGGACAGATCAGCAGATGGCACAGCTCGAACCGATGAAGAAGGGACAGGCCGAACTGCTGCTGATGGTTGTTGCACCGATACAGAAACTCGTGCAGGCAGTAGGAAAATAG